From the Acidobacteriota bacterium genome, the window CGCCTCCCGGGCCCGCGCCAGATTGTAGAGCACGCGGCCCTTCGAGTAGATGGGCGTCTCCGGCGAATTCAGATACTTCGGCTGATCGTCGCCCAGCGCGCGCGCGCCAAAGGCCACCACGCGCCCCGTGTCGGAGGCGATGGGGAACACCCAACGGTGGCGGAAGCGATCATGCAATCGGTCATTTTCAGAATGGGCATCGCGGCGAATCACCAGTCCGCTGGTTTCGAGCAGCGCGGGATCAAAGCCTTCCTTGCGCAGCACATCGGCTAACGCGCTTCCCCGCCCCGGCGCATAACCCAGGCCAAACTCCTCGACCGACGCGCCGGTTACGCCGCGCTGCTTGATCAACTCGCGCACCGTCGCGGCCTCCGCCGACTGCAACTGCTCGCGGAAGAACTTCGCCGCGCGCTCATGCAATTCGTAGAGCGCGCCGCGCTGCTTCTCTTCAGGCGAGTCCGGCTGGCGCGGAACGTCGGCTGGAATGGGAATGCCGCTGCGCGTGGCCACTCGACGCACCGCTTCGGGAAACTCGACGCGCTCGGTCTCCTGCACGTATTTATACACGTCGCCCTTCGCGCCGCAGCCGAAGCAGTAATAAAACTGCTTGGTTTGATGCACGTTGAACGACGGCGTCTTCTCCTGATGAAACGGGCACAGCCCGATCCAACTGTTGCCCGCCCTCTTCAGGCGCACCGACTCGCCGACGATGCGGACGATATCCGCCGTCGCCTTCACATGCTGCGCGAAATCTCGGGGAAGCGACATGAAACGATTATAGAAGCCAGGAGACAGAAGTTAGAAGACAGAATGGAGCTAGTCAATTTTTTATGGTGTCATCCTGAGCGGAGCGCGTGGGGAAGCGCCGAGCGGGGCGATGGAAACCCAACGCCCCGGACGGCGACGGTTGGATTATAATTTGACGTTGTGTTCGGGCGAGGGAACATCATCGGCGGTCGGGGCAGGATTTTTCCATTGGCCCGCTTGCTGACGCGCGCGGCACGGTCACGCGGCACAGATAAATCTGGTGGCCCGGAAACGACGGGGAGGCTTCATGCGGGAAGTGAGTGAGCGGTTGCGACGGGTGATTGCCGAGGCGGAGCCGAAGTTGCGCGGGACCACGGAGGAGGATAGTGGCAAGGCGGCGCTCAAGGGTGGGTGGTCGCGCAAGCAGGTGATTGGGCATTTGATCGACTCGGCGGCGAACAATCATCAGCGCTTCGTGCGCGCCGCGCTGCAAGGCTCCTACGAAGGGCCGGGTTACGCGCAGGACGACTGGGTGAGTCTGCAGGATTATCAAGGCCGCAAGTGGGCGGAGTTGCTGGCGTTCTGGTCGGCTTATAACCGGCACCTGGCACACGTGATCGCGCAACTGCCGGAGGATCAGGCGGGCGCGGTCTGCACGATCGGCGCAGGCGAGCCGCATACGCTCGAGTGGCTGGCCACGGATTACGTGGACCACTTGGTCGGCCACCTGCGCCAGATCGGCGTGGCATGATCGAATCTGTGCGATAATTCTGCCCTGAGAGATTACGAATTCACGGTCGTGGAGGAACAGGACGAGGATGGGCGATTCGTCGCGCTCTGTCCTGTACTACAGGGCTGTTACAGCGAAGGCGAGACGCAACAGGAAGCGCGCGAGTTAATTGAGGACGCCATCCGCCTGCACGTGGAAAGCCGCGTGGCGCGCAATGAACCCATCTATCGCGAAGTAGGCTCCCACAAGGTGCGGGTTGCGATGTGAGTCCAAAACTTCCCTCACTCAATGCCCGTCAAGTAATCACCTTATTACACCAGCATGGTTTTGCTCTTGACCGCCAGTCGGGCAGCCATGCGATCTTCATCCACACTGATGGGCGCAGAACCACTGTACCGATACACGGAAACGTGATCCTGGCAAAGGCCTTCTGCGCCAAATTTTGAAAGATGCCGAGATCCATCCGGCGAAATTG encodes:
- a CDS encoding DinB family protein, with the protein product MREVSERLRRVIAEAEPKLRGTTEEDSGKAALKGGWSRKQVIGHLIDSAANNHQRFVRAALQGSYEGPGYAQDDWVSLQDYQGRKWAELLAFWSAYNRHLAHVIAQLPEDQAGAVCTIGAGEPHTLEWLATDYVDHLVGHLRQIGVA
- a CDS encoding type II toxin-antitoxin system HicB family antitoxin; translated protein: MRDYEFTVVEEQDEDGRFVALCPVLQGCYSEGETQQEARELIEDAIRLHVESRVARNEPIYREVGSHKVRVAM